A genomic window from Flavobacterium johnsoniae includes:
- a CDS encoding FixH family protein, giving the protein MKINWGTGIVIAFGLFMTFILYFVFEVQSNSKYDNDLVVEEYYKHDTHFQEEMARIQNAHDLQHKPSIKYTENNGVSVTFPAGFESEKVKGNILLYRPSNKKFDFNTQIALTNSSLIIPQKKLIKGRWDVNMEWQYEGKKYLTKEVIYVN; this is encoded by the coding sequence ATGAAAATTAATTGGGGAACAGGAATAGTCATTGCATTCGGATTGTTTATGACATTTATTTTATATTTTGTTTTTGAAGTGCAATCAAATTCTAAATACGATAATGATTTGGTTGTCGAAGAATATTATAAACATGACACGCACTTTCAGGAAGAAATGGCGAGAATTCAAAATGCGCATGATTTACAGCATAAACCGTCAATAAAATATACAGAGAATAACGGTGTATCCGTAACTTTTCCTGCTGGATTCGAAAGCGAAAAAGTAAAAGGAAATATTTTGTTATACAGACCTTCAAATAAAAAGTTTGATTTTAATACTCAGATAGCTTTGACCAATTCTTCATTGATAATTCCGCAGAAAAAACTAATTAAAGGACGCTGGGATGTTAATATGGAATGGCAGTACGAAGGCAAAAAATATTTAACTAAAGAAGTGATTTACGTAAACTAA
- a CDS encoding sulfite exporter TauE/SafE family protein: protein MLFSAFFLGLISSLHCVGMCGPIAMMLPVDRQNEAKKITQIMTYHFGRLAAYATIGLIFGLLGRGFFLAGLQQKMSIIIGIIMIVVVLIPEKRFANYNFSKPVYKIISKIKSNLGSQFKNKSYKSLFTIGLLNGFLPCGMVYVALFGAIAMQSASFGVLYMLLFGIGTIPLMTVVVYVNSLLKLPFRNKIQKAIPYVAVIIGVLFILRGLGLGIPYVSPSNMSLFVQQTPNCH from the coding sequence ATGTTATTCTCAGCATTCTTTTTAGGTCTTATCAGTAGTCTGCATTGCGTTGGAATGTGCGGACCAATTGCTATGATGCTTCCTGTAGACAGGCAAAATGAAGCAAAAAAGATAACGCAGATCATGACATATCATTTCGGTCGTTTGGCGGCTTACGCTACAATCGGATTAATTTTTGGATTATTAGGAAGAGGCTTTTTTCTTGCCGGATTACAGCAAAAAATGTCCATAATAATTGGTATAATTATGATTGTTGTGGTTTTAATTCCAGAGAAGAGATTTGCGAATTATAATTTTTCAAAACCTGTTTACAAAATCATTTCAAAAATCAAATCAAATTTAGGAAGCCAGTTTAAAAACAAAAGTTATAAATCTCTTTTTACAATTGGTTTGTTAAATGGCTTTTTACCATGCGGAATGGTTTACGTTGCTTTATTTGGAGCAATTGCAATGCAGAGCGCTAGTTTTGGTGTTCTTTATATGCTTTTATTTGGAATAGGAACGATACCGTTGATGACAGTTGTAGTTTATGTGAATTCATTGCTAAAATTGCCTTTCAGAAACAAAATCCAAAAGGCAATTCCGTATGTAGCTGTAATTATTGGAGTCTTATTTATTCTCAGAGGATTAGGACTTGGAATTCCTTATGTTTCACCATCTAATATGAGTTTATTTGTGCAACAGACTCCAAATTGTCATTAA
- the hemN gene encoding oxygen-independent coproporphyrinogen III oxidase, giving the protein MKISLTQKYNVPGPRYTSYPTVPYWNEADFTTEKWITSLQKSFSESNSKNGISLYIHLPFCESMCTFCGCNKRITKNHSVEETYIKALLKEWHLYCKILPEKPIIKEIHLGGGTPTFFSKENLELLITGIFSYAVKAENHEFSFEGHPNNTTHEQLKKLYDLGFRRVSFGVQDYSATVQKAINRIQPFHNVAKVTFWAKEIGYTSIGHDIIFGLPFQTIEDVIDTVEKTNSLKPDRLAFYSYAHVPWIKGNGQRGFNEENLPKDAEKRQLYEIGKKLLSQNGYHEIGMDHFALETDSLFKAAHNGNLHRNFMGYSASKTQVMIGLGVSSISDSWYSFAQNTKNLEDYYQLLEWDKLPVVKGHILNKEDLIIRKHILNLTCELETSWTKEYLNFQELPEVLIALKEIENDGLIVIEENSIKITEEGRPFVRNICMAFDLHLKRKSPETNLFSMTV; this is encoded by the coding sequence ATGAAAATCTCTTTGACACAAAAGTACAATGTTCCAGGCCCAAGATATACAAGCTATCCGACAGTTCCGTATTGGAATGAAGCTGATTTCACAACTGAAAAATGGATCACTTCTTTGCAAAAATCATTCTCAGAAAGCAATTCAAAAAACGGAATTAGTTTATACATTCATCTGCCTTTCTGCGAAAGCATGTGTACCTTTTGCGGATGCAATAAACGCATTACTAAAAACCATTCTGTTGAAGAAACTTATATTAAAGCGCTTTTAAAAGAATGGCATTTATATTGCAAAATACTTCCAGAAAAACCTATTATTAAAGAAATACATTTAGGCGGAGGAACTCCAACTTTCTTTTCTAAAGAAAATCTGGAATTGCTGATCACTGGAATTTTCAGCTATGCTGTAAAAGCAGAAAATCATGAATTTAGTTTTGAAGGACATCCAAATAATACGACTCACGAACAGCTAAAAAAATTATATGATTTGGGCTTTCGCCGAGTAAGTTTTGGTGTTCAGGATTATTCTGCTACTGTTCAAAAAGCTATTAATAGAATTCAGCCGTTTCATAATGTTGCCAAAGTGACTTTTTGGGCAAAAGAAATTGGTTATACTTCTATTGGTCACGATATTATTTTCGGACTTCCATTTCAAACTATTGAAGATGTTATTGATACAGTTGAAAAAACAAATTCTTTAAAACCAGATCGATTAGCTTTTTACAGCTATGCTCATGTACCTTGGATAAAGGGCAACGGACAACGCGGTTTTAATGAAGAAAATCTTCCGAAAGATGCCGAAAAAAGACAGCTTTATGAAATAGGGAAAAAACTGCTTTCACAAAATGGTTATCATGAAATAGGAATGGATCATTTTGCTTTAGAAACAGATAGTTTATTTAAAGCAGCTCATAATGGTAATTTACACAGAAATTTTATGGGATATAGTGCTTCTAAAACACAAGTTATGATTGGTTTGGGAGTTTCTTCCATCAGTGACAGCTGGTATAGTTTTGCTCAAAACACTAAAAATCTAGAAGATTATTATCAATTATTAGAATGGGATAAACTTCCTGTCGTAAAAGGGCATATTTTAAATAAAGAAGATTTAATTATCAGAAAACATATTTTGAATTTAACTTGTGAACTAGAAACTTCTTGGACAAAAGAATATCTAAATTTTCAAGAACTTCCTGAAGTTTTAATTGCTTTAAAAGAAATAGAAAATGATGGTTTAATTGTCATTGAAGAAAATTCAATTAAAATTACAGAAGAAGGAAGACCTTTTGTACGTAACATCTGCATGGCTTTTGACTTGCATCTAAAAAGAAAGTCACCGGAAACAAATCTGTTTTCGATGACTGTATAA
- a CDS encoding DoxX family protein, with the protein MENVKSLNKWANSHTYLPVDLVRIVLGGFLFMKGVSFVTNIQYLHDLISPIDKFGGGMFMLHYIAPAHMIGGIMIIFGLLTRWAIAAQLPILFGAVLVNFMGKMHSESLVLALVVLFICIFFLFYGSGKHSADYYFKMQQ; encoded by the coding sequence ATGGAAAATGTAAAAAGTTTGAATAAATGGGCGAATTCGCACACTTATTTACCAGTTGATTTAGTACGTATTGTTTTGGGTGGATTTTTATTTATGAAAGGTGTCTCGTTTGTCACCAATATTCAATACCTGCATGATTTAATTTCCCCTATTGATAAATTTGGAGGAGGAATGTTTATGCTGCATTACATTGCTCCTGCTCATATGATTGGTGGTATAATGATTATTTTCGGGCTATTGACACGTTGGGCAATCGCGGCTCAATTGCCTATTTTATTTGGTGCAGTTCTCGTAAACTTTATGGGAAAAATGCACTCTGAAAGTTTAGTTTTAGCTTTAGTCGTTTTATTTATCTGTATTTTCTTCCTCTTTTACGGAAGTGGCAAACATTCTGCAGATTACTATTTTAAAATGCAACAATAA